The DNA sequence TTGAAGCTCACATATTCGAAAGCCCGTGTGTTTTGAAAATGAGTTTTCAGTCCCACACACTTCAAAAAATTGAAGCACAAGTATATGGAGCACGAGCTTAGAGAAGTTTCAGGGGTTAAGTTAGCCAAGATTAGAAATCCCAAAAAGGTGGTTCACCTACCATATTTTAAAAGACGAGAGTAATTGAGCAAACAGCAGAAGTCTTGTTCAGAATCGAAAAGGAAAACCACGCAGTACCATAATCATCGGTGAAGGATAAGAAATGGGAACCAAATTTATCAAAGTTCTTGCATATGCACAAAAGGATGCACCTTCTGACTATGAGATAGTTGCAATCTACACAGTATCAATATTACACAGAGATCTAAGGATTTTAACAAGGGCTAATCTGAAGGTTTGAAATATCAAATTCCAATTCCCATTATTTTACATAAGATTAATTACTACAACGGCTATCTAACTGAGGGACGTAGCATAGTGATTGAATAACCGTTATGAGACACAATCTGAAAGGAATTCCCTAGTTCAGTTTCATAGCTGTCCTGGTTTCTTTGAGACAGTTGTGTTTCCAGACACTGCTTCAGTTCTCCAACAACTCTACTCATGGTTGGCCTTTTATTGGTCTCTGGAGAGACACATGCCATTGCTATTTCCACTACTTTCCAGGCAGAGCTGACATTGAATATTCCTTTTAACCTCTGATCCACAATGGTGTCAATGTCTCCTTTTGGAATGATTGATCCAACCCATTCATTGATGGCAATTCTCTCTCGTGTCCTCGAAACAGCAGGTCTACCTGTGATAATCTCCAGCAGTACAATCCCAAAGCTATAGACGTCACTCTTCTCATTGAACCTATTTAGTTGTTTATACCTTCAAGCCAACCATGCAACTCAAGTTTAGTTGAGAAATAAATGTGATGAAGAGAGGCTTCAGATCAGTTCGGATCAATGCTCTGGGAAATGATTTGATGCAGGTCACATATTCATAAGATAAGCTTGAGATTTCATTATGAAAGAATGAATCATAATAGAACCGTAGTATGACATATTACTTACTCGGGTGCTAGGTAGCCAGGGGTTCCAGCAACACCTGTAACTATATGAGTTCCATCGCCTGCAGGGAAATTTCTAGAGAGGCCGAAATCAGAGAGTTTGGCTTGGAAATTTTCTGATAGCAAGATGTTTGTTGTTTTCACATCCCTATGGATCATAGGAGGTTTACAACCATAGTGTAGATACTCCAATCCTgcatttcaaatattcaattgaTTTCACATTTTAGACAGAAGGAAATCAGATGGTAGCTAAGACATGAGTTGGAATATTGCCAACTATTTGCTTACCTTGTGCAGCGTCTGTTGCTACTTGAAGTCTACCGTCCCAAGTCAAGACATTTGAACTCTTATCTACATCCATAAAAACACAGAATAGCTAAAGCCTCCACAATCATAATGTTTGAGCAGAGTGTAGAATTtacttaaaaaaattatatctcTAGTGTATAAAACTCAAAGCCCTGAAAATTTATTGGAGGACTGAGAATTTGCTAGTGACTAATTTCGATATTGCAGCTACCAAACCTGAAAGATATTCTTGTAAGTTTCCCCTGGCCATGTACTCATAAACGAgtccttttttgttttcatcatCACAATATCCGACAAGGCTAGTCAAATTTGTATGATGAACCCTCATAAGAAGATTAACCTATAATTAAGAGTTAACAAACAAAACATCTTAGTTTACTATATACATGATTGACAAAGAATATAATGCATTTGCTTATCTTGACAAACTTGCCTCTGCGTGGAATTGTTCAAGCCCTTGACTTGATGATGACGAAAGCAGCTTGATAGCTACTTGAGTATTGTCATCTATGTAGCCATGATAAACAGTTCCAAATCCACCTTTTCCAAGAATCCTTTGTCTATTGTTAGTGATCTTGAGGATCTCTGAGTATGTGAACTGTCGTTGTGTTGGCTCAAGTTCCACTGACCCACTGCGGGGTTGTGCCCCTACGACAGCTCCTAAGATCATAATCGTAAAAAGTTGATGatgagcatatatatatatgaagaaaaTCTTGCATTGCTACTGCTTCTCATTATTCTTATAATTTCTTTAGTTCTTGTAAGTGTTACTGCACAAATGTCTcctattttttttgttctgcaCAAGTGCTGATTCAGGATCTACAATTCCATCtcatatttttttattgaaatacaaaaataaaatacaatctATATATTGGGAAGTCTCACCATTCTGTCTTTTCCTTTTCAGGCGCCAGAAGATAATTGCTACAATTGATAAGAGGATTGAAATTCCGATGATTGACCCTATTATGGGAATAACGAAactctgcttcttcttttttttgcaaGAAACATTTCCAGATAGATTTGGATTGTCGCACAAACTGACATGAAAATGGTTGATAGCACAGGTAGTTACAATATGATCAGTTGCAGGCACAAATACTGAAATTTCATCTATAATATTAGTAGCAGATGTTTTAGTGCTGAACCATCTTCAGTTTTTGTGGAAAAACCTgaacattttattttttcatgaaATAAGAtatttgaaaatagaaataacagaaaaaaaaaaactgatgccTGCATCTTCATCAATCTTAAGATCATATTTTTAGAGTGAATAAACACAAATTTGAAACAAC is a window from the Rosa chinensis cultivar Old Blush chromosome 2, RchiOBHm-V2, whole genome shotgun sequence genome containing:
- the LOC112184633 gene encoding LRR receptor-like serine/threonine-protein kinase IOS1 encodes the protein MHDRFWYSHSREDWTQLSTASTIDLNQNDFYQPASDVMRTAATPKLATDDLSFFWLPAYKNAEYYVYMHFAEIEELSANQSRQLEITMNGELFYGPFAPGYLKTFTVWSTKAMSGGQYNFSVIKGAGNSDLQPILNAIEIYTVKEFSEQETNQDDVNAITNIKVAYKIEKNWQGDPCFPKNYSWKGLNCSYSPNDSPRIIYLDLSSSGLTGEIDASISNLAMIQTLDLSNNNLTGPIPDFLSQMSNLNVINLENNKLTGSVPNELTERAKNGLLSLSLCDNPNLSGNVSCKKKKKQSFVIPIIGSIIGISILLSIVAIIFWRLKRKRQNGAVVGAQPRSGSVELEPTQRQFTYSEILKITNNRQRILGKGGFGTVYHGYIDDNTQVAIKLLSSSSSQGLEQFHAEVNLLMRVHHTNLTSLVGYCDDENKKGLVYEYMARGNLQEYLSDKSSNVLTWDGRLQVATDAAQGLEYLHYGCKPPMIHRDVKTTNILLSENFQAKLSDFGLSRNFPAGDGTHIVTGVAGTPGYLAPEYKQLNRFNEKSDVYSFGIVLLEIITGRPAVSRTRERIAINEWVGSIIPKGDIDTIVDQRLKGIFNVSSAWKVVEIAMACVSPETNKRPTMSRVVGELKQCLETQLSQRNQDSYETELGNSFQIVSHNGYSITMLRPSVR